GTGGGCAGGTCGCGGGGTGGCGATGGGCAACGGCCACCCCGAGGTCCTCGAGGTCGCCGACGAGGTCACCGGCCCGGTCGACGACGACGGTGTCGCGGACGTCCTCGAGCGCTGGTTCTCCTAGCGGGTCTGGCTAGAGGTACTGCCCGGTGCTGCCGGGCGCGCCGGGCTGGTCTGGGCCTGGGCCGATGGCGGGCCGGCCACGCATCTGCTCGAGCTGCACGCGGGCCGCGACCTGCTGCGCGACGAGCGCGGTCTGGATGCCGTGGAAGAGCCCCTCGAGCCAGCCGACGAGCTGGGCCTGCGCGATCCGCAGCTCCGCGTCGGATGGCGTCGCGTCGGTCGTGAAGGGCAGTGTCAGCCGCTCGAGCTCCTCCTGCAGCTCCGGCGCGAGGCCGTCCTCGAGCTCCTTGATGGAGCGGGAGTGGACCTCTCGCAGCCGCTCGCGGGCGGCCTCGTCGAGCGGCGCCGAGCGGACCTCCTCGAGCAGCTGCTTGACCATCGAGCCGATCCGCATGACCTTCGCGGGCTGCTCGACGAGGTCGGCCGGGCTGCGCTCCTCCGAGCCGTTCGCCTCGGGGATCGCCATGCTCCCCACGGGCTGACCGTCGGGACCCACGATGACCACCTGCTGCTGCTCCTCGGACATGCGATGCACCCTATGCGGTTGGCTCGGGCTATGACCCTCGACGTCGGCGCCGTCCGCGACTGCTTCCCCGCCCTTGCCGAGGGCCTCGCCCACTTCGACGGACCGGGCGGCACGCAGGTCCCGCGGTCGGTCGCGGACGCCGCCCACCGCGCCTTCACCG
The Mycobacteriales bacterium genome window above contains:
- a CDS encoding bacterial proteasome activator family protein is translated as MAIPEANGSEERSPADLVEQPAKVMRIGSMVKQLLEEVRSAPLDEAARERLREVHSRSIKELEDGLAPELQEELERLTLPFTTDATPSDAELRIAQAQLVGWLEGLFHGIQTALVAQQVAARVQLEQMRGRPAIGPGPDQPGAPGSTGQYL